A single Stutzerimonas stutzeri DNA region contains:
- a CDS encoding TniQ family protein, whose amino-acid sequence MHHKIPFFPSSLPDETLHSRVSRYHFLSGNKTQPLTFRDAFDAAPFPLDVVVPKKITQLAERLPGEAADNLKSLLNTNTLLPLFTSFLGTENSHKKLCQETSTTTLSRIPQRVVGVHGTAKLCIACCESDEHEFGSSYWHRAHQIPGVSSCWKHSETLMSSCQFCSKPFYTKNRLLTMPWLPCECGWSVNANTRSNIAPIVENEYAVFSKELLHGDVPTISQESLAHAYRTRASALGLRAGSLVSQASLFKSIVETLGDEFLCQADTAYAAKKTKTWIRLSTIDNQLDMPITRHLILSFFLFRNFNVFKSALQNQQSLPLVRARRQDSKPSKSEESTSLVYRAKIQQIVNRWPSSTLEDCWKNSLKATSWLFKHDRGWLLSYLSETTQPGRGSNDLSYAKIIEDGIEGLYALSFKPKRVNIGNMLSLLPKKLPGGRDREKLYPEVSKKLQEHYESLWHFHVRRIIWGLHELKRLDLKPTIVNLSDLIKINKISCNSILSHFGWDIEVMVNQKFSQVDEMNKFSITRQWSGPISVDAGYAGRAYQKARMAKLE is encoded by the coding sequence GTGCATCACAAGATTCCCTTTTTTCCATCTTCACTTCCCGATGAAACACTACACTCAAGAGTTTCTCGCTACCATTTTCTATCAGGCAACAAAACACAGCCACTGACTTTTAGAGATGCTTTCGATGCTGCCCCGTTTCCTTTGGACGTTGTTGTCCCGAAGAAGATAACGCAGCTAGCTGAGCGGCTCCCAGGAGAAGCTGCAGACAACCTCAAAAGCCTGCTAAACACGAATACGCTACTGCCATTGTTTACATCGTTTCTTGGAACCGAGAACTCTCACAAAAAACTGTGCCAAGAAACTTCGACAACAACGCTGTCACGAATTCCTCAGCGTGTGGTCGGCGTGCACGGCACAGCTAAACTCTGTATTGCATGCTGCGAGAGCGACGAACATGAGTTTGGTTCCAGCTATTGGCATAGAGCTCACCAAATACCAGGAGTTTCCAGTTGCTGGAAGCACAGTGAAACCCTGATGAGCTCATGTCAATTTTGCTCCAAGCCGTTCTATACGAAAAATCGACTTCTAACCATGCCATGGCTGCCCTGTGAGTGTGGTTGGTCTGTTAATGCAAACACGCGTAGCAATATCGCTCCCATCGTTGAGAACGAATACGCCGTATTCTCTAAAGAGCTACTACATGGAGACGTTCCTACTATCTCGCAAGAATCCCTTGCGCATGCGTACAGAACACGAGCCTCCGCGCTAGGTCTCCGAGCTGGCAGCCTAGTTTCACAAGCGTCACTATTCAAAAGTATAGTCGAGACCTTGGGAGACGAATTCCTCTGTCAAGCGGACACTGCATACGCTGCCAAGAAGACAAAAACGTGGATTCGTCTTTCCACAATAGATAACCAACTCGATATGCCGATAACACGGCATTTAATACTAAGCTTTTTCTTATTTCGCAACTTTAATGTGTTTAAGAGCGCTCTACAAAACCAGCAGAGCTTGCCGCTCGTAAGAGCACGCAGGCAAGATTCAAAGCCATCAAAATCGGAAGAAAGTACAAGCTTGGTTTACCGGGCTAAGATACAGCAGATTGTAAATCGTTGGCCAAGTTCAACATTAGAAGACTGCTGGAAGAACTCATTGAAGGCCACATCGTGGCTTTTCAAACACGATCGCGGGTGGTTACTCTCCTATTTATCAGAAACGACGCAGCCTGGTCGTGGCTCGAACGATCTAAGCTATGCGAAGATTATTGAGGATGGCATTGAAGGCCTTTACGCGCTCTCGTTTAAACCTAAGAGAGTAAATATCGGGAATATGCTTTCTCTTCTACCTAAAAAGTTGCCAGGGGGAAGAGATAGGGAAAAGCTCTATCCCGAAGTATCAAAAAAGCTTCAGGAGCACTATGAATCCCTTTGGCACTTCCATGTCCGGCGGATCATTTGGGGACTACACGAACTCAAAAGGCTCGACCTTAAACCGACAATTGTTAATTTAAGTGACTTGATAAAAATCAACAAAATCAGCTGTAATTCGATACTCAGCCACTTTGGCTGGGACATTGAGGTAATGGTGAATCAAAAATTCAGCCAGGTAGATGAGATGAACAAATTTTCGATCACTCGACAATGGTCGGGTCCTATAAGTGTCGATGCTGGATATGCCGGCCGAGCTTATCAAAAAGCGCGTATGGCCAAATTAGAATAG
- a CDS encoding DUF6088 family protein, with the protein MSSIPSAIRERSQLLRNGGVLAPKEFLHLGSRTAVDQAFCRLVKSGHLIRVARGIYALPLSIKSQGRAPSAESVAKSIAAWKKQAIAPTGQCAANSLGLALTRPVEKVLLTTGRSLKVVVGDQTVALQRAPYWMLSLGNSLAGDAVRTLAWIGRDRADGAAAALRERLPDDEWSKLSSVRASLPSWMATAIGRATMDNYTQTG; encoded by the coding sequence ATGTCATCAATTCCTAGCGCGATCCGGGAACGCAGCCAGTTGTTGAGAAATGGAGGCGTGCTCGCACCTAAAGAGTTTCTCCACCTGGGAAGCCGCACTGCGGTCGACCAAGCGTTTTGCCGCCTAGTTAAATCTGGACATTTGATACGGGTGGCACGCGGAATTTATGCACTTCCGTTATCGATCAAAAGCCAAGGCCGTGCTCCGTCTGCTGAGTCAGTGGCGAAATCGATCGCAGCGTGGAAAAAGCAAGCCATCGCGCCTACAGGCCAATGTGCTGCGAACTCGCTTGGCCTAGCTCTGACTAGACCCGTAGAGAAAGTGCTACTTACCACTGGTCGCAGTCTGAAAGTGGTCGTTGGAGACCAGACGGTCGCACTCCAGCGGGCTCCCTACTGGATGCTTTCGCTTGGAAACAGCCTTGCTGGCGATGCCGTCAGAACGCTCGCTTGGATAGGCCGTGACAGAGCAGACGGGGCAGCAGCAGCGCTTAGGGAGCGTTTGCCCGATGACGAATGGAGCAAGTTGAGCTCTGTGCGCGCGAGCCTTCCTAGCTGGATGGCTACTGCCATTGGAAGAGCAACTATGGATAACTACACGCAAACAGGCTGA
- a CDS encoding HAD family hydrolase — protein sequence MPVQAVIFDAFGTLLRIQDGRHPYRQLLTIGRANGRRPRSDDASILMKIPMTLTQAAAQLEIPASPKELEFLERVLAQEIAAIEPYPDGPPAVEMLQRMDVRVGVCSNLAFPYREAILRCYPDLDAYAFSCDLGVMKPDPAIYRWSCNQLGAEPGATWMVGDSMRCDRDGPTAAGICGFFLERANTSGDYTELESFAVAALAHEM from the coding sequence ATGCCCGTCCAAGCAGTTATCTTCGATGCATTCGGTACCCTGTTGAGGATCCAGGATGGAAGACATCCTTACCGGCAATTGTTGACCATTGGTAGAGCGAATGGGCGCCGGCCCAGATCTGACGACGCGAGCATACTGATGAAGATTCCGATGACGTTGACTCAAGCCGCAGCGCAGCTCGAAATTCCAGCGAGTCCAAAAGAGCTCGAATTTTTAGAGCGGGTCTTGGCTCAGGAGATTGCTGCAATAGAGCCTTATCCCGACGGGCCTCCTGCTGTTGAGATGCTTCAGCGTATGGATGTTCGCGTTGGCGTTTGCTCAAACCTGGCGTTTCCATACCGAGAAGCTATTTTACGCTGTTATCCCGACTTGGATGCCTATGCGTTCAGTTGCGATCTTGGCGTAATGAAGCCGGATCCAGCAATCTATCGTTGGTCTTGTAACCAGCTAGGTGCTGAGCCGGGCGCAACATGGATGGTCGGTGATTCCATGCGATGCGATAGAGATGGACCTACAGCAGCGGGCATTTGCGGCTTCTTTCTCGAAAGAGCCAATACCAGCGGCGATTACACAGAGCTTGAAAGCTTCGCGGTAGCTGCGCTGGCACACGAAATGTAG
- a CDS encoding TnsD family Tn7-like transposition protein: MDTGPGFFLAPFPDETLHSLLSRYCRLTGFASVRQAFNDVEHGYSFTRNTSFPCHLKELERLLKPVTGLDANAFISRHTLLPYFQPFMSPEQLAITRRQMHSRNGQGLKMRLGLIASSLERYVRVRFCPVCLAEDDQIHGQAYWHRIHQLPGVWICPHHVQPLSIIEPAWIRDKAKRCFLPTDDELHAHSLSLEVSAVQRDTLYRLAALSWSVLDRDCDPLQPHVVQQNLLCGAQAHALVSSNGRLRLMPLAEMLAIYFKGLPSTEEFSRLLPVSAKQAPSWILKLLRKPRGAHHPLHYLLLADALGLSFDHLAVQRSGQMPTSKNITTTVTTKTDGLARTLKEMYSEGRSLRQIAAVTGVSVSTLHVYAVQLGLRVRARPSILLPVLRQQIRDQLIAGKAFSEIAKNCGVSLTSVYRVLRMEADLKNMLSGLRLEQDRESRRLRFIMERERNTTARACADYAWLYRNDRNWLKEKVHRIGRIARKRTAAVDWARLDKELSRRIRACAWSLRARPGKPLRISIARIGRELNSSILFEKKLPKLPRCSLELKASCESKDQFHRRRLEWAAKELRTRKASFGAATLLRFAAIRPPAGNAASYLMKLIKEA, from the coding sequence ATGGATACTGGGCCAGGCTTTTTCTTAGCTCCCTTCCCAGACGAAACGCTTCACAGCCTGTTGAGTCGTTACTGCCGGCTGACCGGGTTTGCTTCAGTACGCCAAGCATTCAACGACGTTGAGCACGGCTACTCCTTTACCCGAAACACAAGCTTCCCTTGCCATCTAAAAGAATTGGAACGGCTGCTCAAGCCGGTTACTGGGCTGGACGCCAACGCTTTCATCTCGCGGCATACGTTGCTCCCTTACTTCCAACCATTTATGTCGCCAGAGCAGCTAGCGATTACGCGTCGACAAATGCATAGCAGGAACGGCCAAGGGTTGAAGATGCGGCTTGGACTCATCGCAAGTTCTTTAGAGCGATACGTTCGGGTTAGATTCTGCCCGGTGTGTCTCGCTGAGGATGATCAGATTCATGGTCAAGCCTACTGGCATCGCATACATCAACTTCCTGGGGTGTGGATATGCCCCCATCACGTACAGCCCCTTTCGATCATCGAACCGGCTTGGATCCGGGATAAAGCTAAACGCTGCTTCCTGCCGACTGACGATGAATTACATGCGCACTCCCTATCATTGGAAGTCAGTGCAGTCCAGAGAGACACGCTATACCGTCTCGCCGCTCTCTCTTGGTCTGTGCTCGATAGGGATTGTGACCCGCTGCAACCTCACGTGGTCCAGCAAAACTTGCTGTGTGGGGCGCAGGCCCATGCGCTCGTGAGTTCCAATGGCAGGCTTCGGCTGATGCCCTTGGCTGAAATGTTAGCGATCTACTTCAAAGGGTTGCCCAGCACCGAGGAATTTTCAAGACTGCTCCCGGTGAGCGCAAAACAAGCTCCTTCTTGGATCCTCAAGTTACTGCGTAAGCCAAGAGGCGCCCATCATCCGCTACATTATTTGCTTCTTGCGGATGCGCTTGGACTGAGCTTCGATCATTTAGCTGTTCAGCGCTCTGGCCAGATGCCTACGTCGAAGAATATAACGACGACGGTGACCACCAAAACTGATGGCCTAGCGCGCACGCTCAAAGAAATGTACTCGGAAGGACGTTCACTTCGCCAGATTGCCGCAGTGACAGGCGTGAGCGTCTCTACGCTTCACGTCTATGCCGTTCAGCTTGGACTACGTGTCCGTGCTCGTCCATCCATTCTACTACCAGTGCTCAGACAGCAAATTCGGGATCAGTTGATTGCCGGGAAAGCTTTTTCTGAAATAGCTAAAAATTGTGGCGTTTCATTGACCTCGGTGTATCGAGTACTAAGAATGGAAGCCGACCTTAAAAACATGTTGTCAGGGTTGCGATTGGAGCAAGACCGAGAGAGCCGTCGTCTTCGTTTCATTATGGAACGTGAGAGGAACACGACAGCTCGGGCGTGCGCCGATTACGCTTGGCTTTACCGTAACGATAGAAACTGGCTGAAAGAAAAGGTCCATCGCATCGGAAGGATCGCTCGTAAGCGCACCGCTGCTGTTGACTGGGCAAGGCTGGATAAAGAGTTGTCGCGTCGAATCCGAGCGTGCGCGTGGAGCCTTAGGGCCCGGCCAGGGAAGCCACTTCGGATCTCTATTGCGCGGATAGGGCGTGAGCTGAATTCATCCATACTGTTTGAGAAAAAATTGCCTAAGCTGCCGCGATGCAGCTTGGAGCTTAAGGCGAGCTGTGAATCAAAAGATCAGTTTCATCGCCGCAGATTAGAATGGGCTGCTAAAGAATTACGTACACGTAAGGCAAGTTTCGGTGCTGCGACGTTGTTGAGGTTCGCAGCTATTCGTCCACCAGCGGGGAATGCAGCTTCGTATCTTATGAAATTGATCAAAGAAGCTTAG
- a CDS encoding S8 family peptidase: MAEAVRHQRQTAETQLRSEGGFGLQIEFRSEPGYALAFEGLARGAQRIELLNLRRDPATNTELATVFVPDGQLKAFENLVHQYLEASTAKGIPRNAPLLNPIQEIRTAAFNALWTDDPAVLPLNEAETIWWEFWLPIRDGREAVLNRFKSIAEACGFETSDKALKFPERTVLNVYASREAITQSLSLLNEVAEIRRAKETAEFFDAMSPPEQREWVEDLLERTIPAEDGSIRICLLDTGVNRGHPLLAQHIDEDDLYTVNSAWGLSDLAGHGTGLAGIALYGDLFDPLASQGPVAVGHRLESVKLLPTAQQVKKEPYGSLTIDAVTQPDTSKPEIRRVFSMAITSLDDRDRGRPSAWSSAIDELACDVLGERANPRLIVLSAGNADKNQAIHYPNSVTTDGINDPAQAWNALCVGAYTMKVTIDPPNSGLLPVAAAGSLSPYSTTSGTWSNAAWPLKPDVVFEGGNLATDGQSAYTEPCLSLLTTSHEPQRRLLSTTCATSAASALAARMAAQISTSYPLFWPETVRALIVHSAEWPNRMLQDFLASDSKAGYENLVKHCGFGVPDIGRALYSAGDSLTMIVEDQLKPFARQGTKPPTARDMHLHLLPWPRQELLNLGNVEVEMRVTLSYFIEPNPGIAERGIKGRYRYESHGLRFDVSRPNEDKDQFRQRINKRARDEEEGAYQGGGSDPCWLLGTQTRHRGSLHSDIWRGTAADLAGRGMLGIYPALGWWKTLVKHQRYDDTVRYSLVVSIKTQQTNVDLYAAVEQVIETRTAVYV; encoded by the coding sequence ATGGCAGAGGCGGTAAGACATCAGCGGCAAACTGCTGAAACGCAGCTTAGGTCAGAAGGTGGATTTGGCCTGCAGATCGAATTCAGGAGTGAGCCAGGCTACGCTCTTGCCTTCGAAGGCCTCGCCCGCGGGGCGCAGCGCATTGAACTCCTGAACCTACGACGTGATCCCGCCACGAATACGGAGCTCGCGACAGTTTTTGTTCCGGATGGGCAGCTCAAAGCTTTCGAGAATCTTGTTCATCAGTATTTGGAAGCGTCCACAGCGAAAGGAATTCCTCGCAATGCACCGCTTCTGAACCCGATCCAAGAAATCAGAACCGCAGCGTTTAATGCCTTGTGGACGGACGACCCTGCGGTATTGCCGCTCAACGAAGCGGAGACCATATGGTGGGAGTTTTGGCTCCCGATTCGAGATGGTCGAGAAGCAGTGCTTAATCGCTTTAAGTCGATTGCAGAAGCATGTGGTTTCGAAACCTCTGACAAGGCGCTGAAGTTTCCCGAGAGAACAGTTCTCAACGTCTATGCCTCCCGCGAAGCTATTACTCAATCGCTATCGCTGCTCAATGAAGTCGCCGAGATTCGTAGAGCAAAGGAAACGGCCGAATTCTTCGATGCCATGTCGCCACCGGAACAGAGAGAGTGGGTAGAGGATTTGCTTGAGCGGACGATCCCCGCTGAGGATGGCAGCATTCGTATCTGCTTGCTGGACACAGGTGTTAACCGGGGCCACCCGCTTCTTGCACAGCACATTGACGAAGACGATCTCTATACGGTCAACAGCGCCTGGGGGCTATCAGATTTGGCTGGCCACGGTACTGGGCTGGCCGGTATCGCTTTATACGGCGACCTTTTTGACCCGCTCGCCAGCCAAGGGCCTGTCGCGGTTGGTCACCGCTTGGAATCGGTGAAGCTGCTCCCCACAGCTCAGCAAGTTAAGAAAGAGCCCTATGGCTCGCTGACGATTGATGCGGTTACCCAGCCAGATACATCCAAGCCGGAAATACGTCGTGTGTTCAGCATGGCAATCACCAGCCTTGATGATCGAGATCGCGGCCGGCCCTCGGCGTGGTCCTCAGCTATCGATGAACTCGCGTGCGATGTTCTGGGCGAGAGAGCCAATCCTAGACTGATAGTCCTATCAGCAGGTAATGCCGATAAGAACCAAGCTATTCACTACCCTAACAGCGTCACCACTGACGGTATCAACGATCCAGCGCAGGCGTGGAACGCCCTTTGCGTTGGAGCCTATACCATGAAGGTTACGATCGATCCCCCTAACTCTGGCTTGCTGCCAGTCGCGGCAGCTGGAAGCTTGAGCCCCTACAGTACAACCTCAGGGACCTGGTCTAACGCAGCTTGGCCGTTGAAGCCAGACGTAGTTTTCGAAGGGGGCAACTTAGCTACAGATGGGCAATCGGCCTACACCGAACCGTGTCTGTCGCTGCTGACTACCTCACATGAACCCCAACGACGGCTGCTATCAACCACTTGTGCAACTAGTGCAGCTTCAGCTCTGGCCGCGCGGATGGCGGCCCAGATCTCAACGAGTTACCCACTGTTCTGGCCAGAGACAGTGAGAGCCCTCATTGTGCATTCCGCTGAATGGCCTAATCGGATGCTTCAAGACTTCCTCGCAAGCGATTCAAAAGCCGGCTATGAGAATCTGGTAAAACACTGCGGCTTTGGTGTGCCTGATATAGGCCGCGCTCTGTATAGCGCCGGCGACTCCTTAACAATGATCGTTGAGGACCAACTGAAGCCTTTTGCGAGGCAAGGCACGAAACCTCCCACCGCGCGAGACATGCATCTGCACCTTCTTCCTTGGCCTCGTCAGGAATTGCTCAACCTCGGCAACGTCGAAGTGGAGATGCGAGTAACCCTTTCCTACTTCATTGAGCCAAACCCGGGAATCGCCGAGCGTGGCATCAAAGGCCGCTATCGCTACGAGTCGCATGGGCTTCGATTTGACGTAAGTCGCCCTAATGAAGACAAGGACCAGTTCCGGCAACGCATCAACAAGCGTGCTCGGGATGAAGAGGAAGGTGCTTATCAGGGCGGCGGTTCAGACCCATGTTGGCTGCTTGGCACCCAAACCAGGCATCGCGGCTCACTCCATTCGGACATATGGCGAGGTACAGCTGCTGACCTAGCAGGGCGAGGCATGCTTGGCATTTATCCCGCATTGGGTTGGTGGAAAACTTTGGTCAAGCATCAGCGTTACGACGATACCGTAAGGTACAGCCTAGTAGTATCAATCAAGACGCAGCAAACCAACGTTGACCTTTATGCTGCGGTCGAGCAAGTAATAGAAACCCGAACGGCAGTTTACGTTTAA
- a CDS encoding HupE/UreJ family protein: protein MHSLSMCGMGAFPARPNRSLILLLLFTTLLFLGMPDALAHAVAEGDKGFIQESSGVMVLPFIYMGAKHMITGYDHLLFLFGVIFFLYRLKDVGLYVTLFAVGHTVTLLFGVLAEISISSYVIDAIIGFSVVYKALDNLGAFQRWFGHQPNTKAATLIFGLLHGFGLATKIQEYEISADGLIANLVAFNVGVEIGQLLALSAILIVMGYWRRTASFWRHAYTANVAMMSAGFLLMGYQLTGLIVSS, encoded by the coding sequence ATGCATTCGCTATCCATGTGCGGTATGGGCGCATTTCCCGCGCGCCCAAACCGCTCGCTAATACTGCTGCTGTTATTCACCACATTACTGTTTCTCGGCATGCCTGACGCGCTGGCTCACGCTGTGGCCGAGGGCGACAAGGGGTTTATTCAGGAAAGCTCTGGAGTAATGGTGCTGCCGTTCATCTACATGGGCGCAAAGCACATGATCACCGGCTACGACCATCTGCTGTTTCTGTTCGGGGTGATCTTCTTTCTCTACCGCCTGAAGGACGTGGGGCTCTACGTCACCCTGTTCGCCGTGGGACACACCGTGACGCTGCTGTTCGGCGTACTGGCGGAAATCAGCATCAGCTCCTATGTGATCGACGCCATCATCGGTTTCTCGGTGGTTTACAAGGCGCTGGATAATCTGGGCGCGTTCCAGCGTTGGTTCGGCCACCAGCCGAATACCAAGGCGGCCACGCTGATCTTTGGCTTGCTGCATGGCTTCGGCCTGGCAACCAAGATTCAGGAGTACGAAATATCTGCAGACGGCCTAATTGCCAACCTTGTTGCATTCAACGTTGGCGTCGAGATCGGCCAGCTCCTGGCCTTGAGCGCCATTCTGATCGTCATGGGCTACTGGCGGCGCACTGCCAGCTTCTGGCGTCATGCCTACACCGCCAACGTCGCCATGATGAGCGCCGGTTTCCTGTTGATGGGTTACCAGCTCACCGGCCTGATCGTCTCTTCGTAA
- a CDS encoding transmembrane anchor protein: MFNTKLPTQSELPTSRQLLRSTVIAVGVAAVLLVTVVMPSEYAIDPTGVGRVLGLTQMGEMKEILAEEAAADATVQPAAAPVVQAPAPAQVAPQEQVVAAPAAEPVAEAQPALKSDEVTVTLKPGEASEIKLEMLDKATVSYEWATNGVPVNHDTHGEPYNGPKGYYHSYSKAKQVKGDKGEFTAIFDGTHGWFWRNRSNSDVTITLKTKGEYLSVKRVI, translated from the coding sequence ATGTTCAATACCAAGCTTCCGACCCAAAGCGAATTGCCGACCAGTCGCCAACTGCTGCGCTCAACTGTGATCGCAGTGGGTGTTGCTGCTGTTTTGCTGGTCACCGTGGTGATGCCCTCTGAATACGCCATCGACCCAACGGGCGTTGGCCGCGTACTAGGCCTCACCCAGATGGGTGAAATGAAGGAAATCCTGGCCGAAGAAGCGGCAGCGGATGCGACTGTTCAGCCAGCGGCGGCACCGGTAGTACAAGCTCCCGCACCTGCTCAGGTGGCACCTCAAGAACAAGTTGTGGCAGCACCTGCGGCTGAGCCGGTAGCAGAGGCACAGCCAGCCCTGAAGTCCGATGAAGTGACTGTCACGTTGAAGCCAGGCGAGGCCAGTGAGATCAAGCTGGAAATGTTGGACAAGGCCACGGTCAGCTACGAGTGGGCGACCAATGGCGTTCCGGTTAATCACGATACCCATGGCGAGCCCTACAACGGCCCCAAGGGCTATTACCACAGCTACAGCAAGGCCAAGCAGGTTAAAGGTGACAAAGGCGAATTCACTGCCATTTTTGATGGCACCCACGGCTGGTTCTGGCGTAACCGTAGCAACAGCGACGTGACAATCACGCTCAAGACCAAGGGCGAGTACCTGAGCGTCAAACGAGTCATTTAA
- a CDS encoding AAA family ATPase, producing MASGEHLKALLRSHIKGDDSHFLAVAMQLAAHEAKQGHGKLAEDLRALIDSAKKNRLPSGMPVPIGQPRGELSSLLSAALPKTRLSEMVLDEVTHSRLERIMSEQRNFEKIRAHGLSPRRKLLLVGPPGTGKSMTASALAGELGIPLYIVRFDSLITKFMGETAAKLRQIFDAIRDTRGIYFFDEFDAIGSQRSLQNDVGEIRRVLNSFLQMIEQDQSNSLIIAATNHPEILDYALFRRFDDVIEYGLPNQEQIQTVLKNRLLNFSKSIRSWDKLCTTAEGLSYAELARAADDAIKDAIIQDRTEVAIKDVERHLTERKAFHGRQRS from the coding sequence ATGGCTAGCGGCGAACACTTGAAAGCGCTACTGCGCTCGCACATCAAAGGCGATGATTCGCATTTTCTAGCCGTAGCCATGCAATTGGCAGCTCACGAGGCCAAGCAGGGGCACGGCAAGCTAGCAGAGGATCTGCGAGCGCTAATCGACTCGGCCAAGAAGAACCGCTTGCCTTCTGGGATGCCTGTGCCGATAGGCCAGCCGCGTGGCGAGCTGAGCAGCTTACTTAGCGCTGCGCTTCCCAAAACTCGACTTTCTGAAATGGTCCTGGATGAGGTAACCCATTCCCGTCTGGAAAGGATCATGAGCGAGCAGCGCAATTTTGAAAAAATTCGTGCTCACGGCCTGTCTCCACGTCGTAAATTGCTCTTGGTCGGCCCGCCCGGTACCGGAAAATCGATGACGGCTTCGGCCCTCGCTGGGGAACTGGGCATTCCTCTGTATATCGTTCGGTTCGACAGCTTGATAACTAAGTTCATGGGAGAAACCGCGGCAAAGCTGCGCCAGATATTCGATGCAATACGCGACACTCGGGGTATCTACTTTTTCGATGAGTTCGATGCTATCGGATCCCAGCGCAGCCTTCAGAACGATGTCGGTGAAATCCGCCGAGTGCTGAATAGCTTCCTTCAGATGATCGAGCAAGATCAGTCGAACAGTCTGATCATCGCTGCCACCAATCATCCCGAAATTCTCGACTACGCCCTGTTCCGTCGATTCGACGATGTTATCGAATATGGCCTGCCCAACCAGGAGCAAATTCAAACGGTGCTAAAGAACCGACTGCTGAACTTCTCGAAGTCGATTAGAAGCTGGGATAAGCTCTGCACCACCGCAGAAGGCCTCAGCTATGCCGAATTGGCGAGAGCCGCGGACGACGCAATCAAGGACGCGATCATTCAAGATCGAACCGAGGTGGCAATCAAGGACGTGGAGAGGCACCTTACGGAGCGGAAGGCGTTCCACGGGAGACAGCGCTCCTAA